One Streptomyces sp. NBC_00102 DNA segment encodes these proteins:
- a CDS encoding isoprenyl transferase, whose translation MNLRDLVYGLYARRVEGRLDHSQVPKHIGVILDGNRRWAKASGGSAVQGHQAGADKISELLGWCNETDVEVVTLWLLSTDNFDRPEAELKPLLGIIENTVSNLAADGRWRVHHVGTMDLLPAQTQTVLKEAEQATADVDGIIVNVAVGYGGRQEIADAVRSLLLDHADKGTTFEELAEVVSTDLISEHLYTRGQPDPDLVIRTSGEQRLSGFMLWQSAHSEYYFCEVFWPAFRKVDFLRALRDYAARHRRYGA comes from the coding sequence GTGAACTTGCGCGACCTGGTGTACGGGCTCTACGCACGCCGGGTGGAAGGCCGGCTGGACCACTCGCAGGTGCCGAAGCACATCGGAGTCATCCTCGACGGCAACCGCCGCTGGGCCAAGGCGTCCGGTGGTTCCGCGGTTCAGGGGCACCAGGCCGGTGCGGACAAGATCTCCGAGCTGCTCGGATGGTGCAACGAGACCGACGTCGAGGTCGTCACCCTCTGGCTGCTGTCGACGGACAACTTCGACCGCCCCGAGGCCGAGCTGAAGCCGCTCCTGGGCATCATCGAGAACACCGTGAGCAACCTCGCCGCGGACGGCCGCTGGCGGGTCCACCACGTCGGCACCATGGACCTGCTCCCCGCCCAGACCCAGACCGTCCTCAAGGAGGCGGAGCAGGCCACCGCCGACGTCGACGGAATAATCGTGAACGTCGCGGTCGGCTACGGCGGCCGCCAGGAGATCGCCGACGCCGTCCGCTCCCTCCTCCTGGACCACGCCGACAAGGGCACCACCTTCGAGGAGCTGGCCGAGGTCGTCTCCACCGATCTCATCTCCGAGCACCTCTACACCCGCGGTCAGCCCGACCCCGACCTCGTGATCCGTACGAGCGGGGAGCAGCGCCTCTCCGGATTCATGCTGTGGCAGAGCGCTCACTCCGAGTACTACTTCTGCGAGGTCTTCTGGCCGGCCTTCCGCAAGGTCGACTTCCTGCGGGCGCTGCGGGACTACGCGGCCCGCCACCGCCGCTACGGCGCCTGA
- a CDS encoding PhoH family protein — MVTSSKRRMPDRRTYVLDTSVLLADPNAMTRFDEHEVVLPIVVVTELEAKRHHPELGYFARQAMRLLDDFRVRYGRLDAPIPLGDLGGTLRVELNHSDPGVLPAGYRLGDNDSRILAVARNLQAEGYDVTVVSKDLPLRIKASSVGLLAEEYRAELAITDSGHTGMAELPLSGEQVDLLFSEETLYVPEAAELPVHTGLVLQSERGKALGRVTAQGNVRLVRGDREAFGIHGRSAEQRIALDLLLDPEVGIVSLGGRAGTGKSALALCAGLEAVLERRQHQKVMVFRPLYAVGGQELGYLPGSEAEKMSPWAQAVFDTLSAVAGREVIEEVLGRGMLEVLPLTHIRGRSLHDAFVIVDEAQSLERNVLLTVLSRIGANSRVVLTHDVAQRDNLRVGRYDGVVAVVEKLKGHPLFAHVTLTRSERSQIAALVTEMLEEG, encoded by the coding sequence GTGGTGACCAGCTCAAAGCGCCGCATGCCCGACAGGCGCACCTATGTTCTCGACACCAGCGTCCTGCTGGCCGACCCCAACGCCATGACGCGCTTCGACGAGCACGAAGTCGTGCTGCCGATCGTCGTCGTCACGGAGCTGGAGGCCAAAAGGCACCACCCGGAGCTCGGTTACTTCGCCCGGCAGGCCATGCGCCTGCTGGACGACTTCCGCGTCCGGTACGGCAGGCTCGACGCCCCGATCCCCCTCGGGGACCTGGGCGGCACGCTCCGTGTCGAACTCAACCACTCCGACCCCGGCGTTCTGCCCGCCGGCTACCGGCTGGGGGACAACGACTCACGGATTCTCGCGGTGGCGCGCAACCTCCAGGCCGAGGGGTACGACGTCACGGTCGTCTCCAAGGACCTTCCGCTGCGCATCAAGGCGTCCTCGGTCGGGCTGCTCGCCGAGGAGTACCGCGCCGAACTCGCCATCACCGACTCGGGTCACACCGGGATGGCGGAACTCCCGCTCTCCGGCGAGCAGGTGGACCTGCTGTTCTCGGAGGAGACGCTGTACGTCCCCGAGGCGGCCGAACTCCCCGTGCACACGGGGCTCGTGCTCCAGTCGGAGCGGGGCAAGGCGCTCGGGAGGGTCACCGCGCAGGGCAACGTCCGGCTGGTGCGCGGGGACCGGGAGGCGTTCGGCATCCACGGCCGCAGCGCCGAACAGCGGATCGCGCTCGACCTGCTGCTCGACCCGGAGGTCGGCATCGTCTCGCTCGGCGGCCGGGCCGGCACCGGCAAGTCGGCGCTGGCGCTCTGCGCGGGCCTGGAGGCCGTCCTGGAGCGCCGCCAGCACCAGAAGGTGATGGTCTTCCGGCCGCTGTACGCGGTCGGCGGGCAGGAGCTGGGCTATCTCCCGGGCAGCGAGGCCGAGAAGATGAGCCCCTGGGCGCAGGCCGTCTTCGACACGCTCTCGGCGGTGGCCGGGCGCGAGGTGATCGAGGAGGTGCTGGGGCGCGGGATGCTGGAGGTCCTGCCGCTCACCCACATCCGGGGCCGCTCGCTGCACGACGCGTTCGTGATCGTCGACGAGGCGCAGTCACTCGAACGCAATGTCCTGCTGACCGTTCTGTCCCGTATCGGGGCGAATTCGCGCGTGGTGCTCACCCATGACGTGGCCCAGCGGGACAACCTCAGGGTCGGCCGGTACGACGGAGTGGTCGCCGTCGTCGAGAAGCTGAAGGGTCATCCGCTCTTCGCCCACGTGACGCTCACCCGCTCCGAGCGTTCACAAATCGCCGCGCTGGTGACCGAAATGCTCGAAGAAGGATAA
- a CDS encoding transglycosylase SLT domain-containing protein — MSRISVRGFAVASATAVTTVGAVVGVASGSTPAVDDNNFEATAADTTLLADIPVGHQAQVQTASLTQQADAQASAADAAAKKSAEESARLQAAKDAKVKKQAAEDQAEREKEAQEAKDAAERASRSAVRDASSFAAQGSYSVAEVQAMARQMMPADQFQCFSNIVNHESTWNYRAVNASSGAYGLVQALPGSKMASAGADWQTNPATQIKWGLSYMNASYKSPCGAWSFWQANHWY, encoded by the coding sequence GTGAGCCGGATCTCGGTCCGGGGGTTCGCAGTGGCATCAGCCACCGCGGTCACCACCGTTGGCGCCGTCGTAGGCGTTGCTTCGGGCAGCACTCCCGCTGTCGACGACAACAACTTCGAGGCCACCGCAGCCGACACCACGCTGCTCGCAGACATTCCCGTGGGCCACCAGGCCCAGGTTCAGACCGCTTCGCTGACGCAGCAGGCCGACGCCCAGGCGTCCGCCGCCGACGCCGCCGCGAAGAAGTCGGCCGAGGAGTCCGCCCGACTCCAGGCCGCCAAGGACGCCAAGGTCAAGAAGCAGGCGGCCGAGGACCAGGCGGAGCGCGAGAAGGAAGCCCAGGAGGCCAAGGACGCCGCCGAGCGTGCCAGCCGTTCGGCCGTGCGCGACGCCTCGTCGTTCGCCGCCCAGGGCTCGTACTCCGTCGCCGAGGTCCAGGCGATGGCGCGGCAGATGATGCCTGCCGACCAGTTCCAGTGCTTCAGCAACATCGTGAACCACGAGTCCACCTGGAACTACCGCGCGGTCAACGCCTCCTCCGGCGCGTACGGCCTGGTCCAGGCGCTCCCGGGCTCCAAGATGGCTTCCGCCGGTGCCGACTGGCAGACCAACCCGGCCACCCAGATCAAGTGGGGCCTCAGCTACATGAACGCCAGCTACAAGAGCCCCTGCGGCGCCTGGTCGTTCTGGCAGGCCAACCACTGGTACTAG
- a CDS encoding alkyl hydroperoxide reductase produces the protein MALDELKSAIPDFAKDLKLNLGSVIGNSELPQQQLWGTVLACAIASRSPKVLRELEPEAKANLSAEAYTAAKSAAAIMAMNNVFYRTRHLLSDPEYNNLRAGLRMNVIGKPGVEKVDFELWSLAVSAINGCGQCLDSHEQVLRQAGVDRETIQEAVKIASVIQAVGVTLEAEAVLAE, from the coding sequence ATGGCACTCGACGAACTCAAGTCCGCCATACCGGACTTCGCGAAGGACCTGAAGCTGAACCTCGGTTCGGTCATCGGCAACAGCGAGCTGCCGCAGCAGCAGCTCTGGGGCACCGTGCTCGCCTGCGCGATCGCCTCGCGTTCGCCGAAGGTCCTGCGCGAGCTGGAGCCTGAGGCCAAGGCCAACCTCTCCGCGGAGGCGTACACCGCCGCGAAGTCGGCCGCCGCCATCATGGCGATGAACAACGTGTTCTACCGGACCCGGCACCTGCTGTCGGACCCGGAGTACAACAACCTCCGCGCGGGTCTGCGGATGAACGTCATCGGCAAGCCGGGCGTGGAGAAGGTCGACTTCGAGCTGTGGTCGCTCGCCGTCTCCGCGATCAACGGCTGCGGCCAGTGCCTGGACTCCCACGAGCAGGTGCTCCGCCAGGCCGGCGTGGACCGTGAGACCATTCAGGAAGCCGTGAAGATCGCTTCGGTGATCCAGGCCGTCGGCGTCACCCTCGAAGCCGAGGCCGTGCTCGCCGAATAG
- a CDS encoding peroxiredoxin: MLTVGDKFPEFDLTACVSLESGKEFAQINHKTYEGQWKIVFAWPKDFTFVCPTEIAAFGKLNEEFADRDAQILGFSGDSEFVHHAWRKDHPDLTDLPFPMMADSKHELMRDLGIEGEDGFAQRAVFIVDQNNEIQFTMVTAGSVGRNPKEVLRVLDALQTDELCPCNWTKGENTLDPVALLSGE; encoded by the coding sequence GTGCTCACTGTTGGTGACAAGTTCCCCGAGTTCGACCTGACCGCCTGCGTGTCGCTGGAGAGCGGCAAGGAGTTCGCTCAGATCAACCACAAGACCTACGAGGGGCAGTGGAAGATCGTCTTCGCGTGGCCCAAGGACTTCACCTTCGTGTGCCCGACCGAGATCGCCGCCTTCGGCAAGCTGAACGAAGAGTTCGCCGACCGTGACGCGCAGATCCTCGGCTTCTCCGGCGACTCCGAGTTCGTGCACCACGCCTGGCGCAAGGACCACCCGGACCTGACCGACCTGCCCTTCCCGATGATGGCCGACTCGAAGCACGAGCTCATGCGTGACCTCGGCATCGAGGGCGAGGACGGCTTCGCGCAGCGCGCCGTCTTCATCGTCGACCAGAACAACGAGATCCAGTTCACGATGGTGACCGCCGGTTCCGTGGGCCGTAACCCCAAGGAGGTCCTGCGGGTCCTCGACGCCCTGCAGACCGACGAGCTGTGCCCGTGCAACTGGACCAAGGGCGAGAACACCCTGGACCCGGTCGCCCTCCTCTCCGGCGAGTGA
- a CDS encoding hydrogen peroxide-inducible genes activator, which translates to MAQAIQGNRTKQPSLSQLRAFVAVAEHLHFRDAAAAIGMSQPALSGAVSSLEEALGVQLIERTTRKVLLSTAGERLALRAGAVMDAVGALIEEAEAVRAPFTGTLRLGVIPTVAPYLLPTVLRLIHDRYPDLDPQVHEEQTSSLLEGLTAGRLDLLLLAVPLGHPGVTELPLFDEDFVLVTERAHRLGGRSDIPREELRDLPLLLLDEGHCLRDQALDVCREAGRTDGTPVTTTAAGLSTLVQLVAGGLGVTLLPRTAVTVETGRDPALATACFAEPAPSRRIALAMRTGTARHEEFGQFAEALREAMAGLPVRMTAAGEN; encoded by the coding sequence GTGGCTCAGGCAATCCAGGGCAACAGGACCAAACAACCCAGCCTCTCCCAGCTGCGCGCCTTCGTGGCGGTCGCGGAACACCTGCACTTCCGGGACGCGGCGGCGGCGATCGGGATGAGCCAGCCCGCCCTCTCCGGGGCCGTCTCCTCGCTGGAGGAGGCACTCGGTGTCCAGCTCATCGAGCGGACGACCCGCAAGGTGCTGCTCTCGACGGCGGGCGAACGCCTCGCGCTCCGCGCCGGAGCCGTCATGGACGCGGTCGGCGCGCTCATCGAGGAGGCCGAAGCGGTACGGGCGCCGTTCACCGGCACGCTGCGGCTCGGGGTGATTCCGACCGTCGCCCCGTACCTGCTGCCCACCGTGCTGCGGCTGATCCACGACCGGTACCCCGATCTCGACCCCCAGGTGCACGAGGAACAGACCTCCTCGCTGCTGGAGGGGCTCACCGCCGGACGGCTCGACCTGCTGCTGCTCGCCGTGCCGCTCGGCCACCCCGGCGTCACCGAGCTGCCGCTCTTCGACGAGGACTTCGTGCTGGTCACCGAGCGCGCCCACCGGCTCGGCGGCCGCTCGGACATCCCCCGCGAGGAACTGCGCGACCTGCCGCTGCTGCTGCTCGACGAGGGCCACTGCCTGCGCGACCAGGCGCTGGACGTATGCCGGGAGGCCGGACGCACGGACGGGACGCCGGTGACGACGACCGCCGCCGGGCTCTCCACCCTCGTGCAACTCGTCGCCGGCGGCCTCGGTGTCACGCTGCTGCCCCGCACCGCCGTGACCGTGGAGACCGGTCGCGACCCGGCACTGGCCACCGCGTGCTTCGCCGAACCCGCCCCCTCGCGACGGATCGCGCTGGCGATGCGCACCGGGACCGCCCGCCACGAGGAGTTCGGCCAGTTCGCCGAGGCCCTGCGCGAGGCGATGGCCGGGCTGCCGGTACGGATGACGGCCGCCGGGGAGAACTGA
- a CDS encoding FtsX-like permease family protein, translated as MSDWVDKAARKGEQVEIDDYGTADGPVRWTLPASARTVVGRHDPHGEETTGILATLGAIDPATLPSATMVLQVKIDESVPDVSEFVRNAAAVIDPSMRVVALNSTERDGRYASIQTALKVGGTAVLLLMAASMLVQQLEQLRERRRLLSVLVAFGTRRSTLGWSVLWQTAIPVGVGLVVAVAGGLALGWGLSWMTAKPVSDWWLFLPMAGAGASVILLVTLLSLPVLWRLMRPDGLRTE; from the coding sequence ATGTCCGACTGGGTCGACAAGGCCGCCCGCAAGGGCGAGCAGGTCGAGATCGACGACTACGGGACCGCCGACGGACCGGTCCGCTGGACTCTTCCGGCGTCGGCGCGGACCGTCGTCGGGCGCCACGACCCCCACGGCGAGGAGACCACGGGCATCCTCGCCACGCTCGGCGCGATCGATCCGGCCACCCTGCCGAGCGCGACGATGGTCCTCCAGGTGAAGATCGACGAGAGCGTGCCGGACGTCTCGGAGTTCGTACGGAACGCGGCGGCCGTGATCGATCCCTCGATGCGGGTCGTCGCCCTGAACTCGACCGAGCGGGACGGCCGGTACGCGAGCATCCAGACCGCCCTCAAGGTCGGCGGAACCGCGGTCCTGCTGCTGATGGCCGCCTCGATGCTGGTGCAGCAACTGGAGCAGCTCCGGGAGCGGCGCAGGCTGCTGTCGGTCCTGGTGGCCTTCGGGACCCGGCGCTCGACGCTGGGCTGGTCGGTGCTCTGGCAGACGGCGATCCCGGTGGGCGTGGGCCTGGTGGTCGCGGTCGCGGGCGGGCTGGCGCTGGGCTGGGGGCTGTCCTGGATGACCGCCAAACCGGTCTCGGACTGGTGGCTGTTCCTGCCCATGGCCGGCGCGGGCGCGAGCGTGATCCTGCTGGTGACGCTGCTCTCGCTGCCGGTGCTCTGGCGCCTGATGCGGCCGGACGGGCTGCGGACGGAGTAG
- a CDS encoding ABC transporter ATP-binding protein, with translation MGPAGPLLAARDLRKTYGTTPALDGASFSVRPGEVVAVMGPSGSGKSTLLHCLAGIITPDSGSVEYAGRELSTMSDAERSALRRTEFGFVFQFGQLVPELTCVENVALPLRLSGVRRKDAERTALHWMERLEVENVAGNRPGEVSGGQGQRVAVARALASSPKVLFADEPTGALDSLNGERVMELLTEAARSAGTAVVLVTHEARVAAYSDRDVTVRDGRATDLEYAL, from the coding sequence ATAGGCCCCGCCGGCCCCCTGCTCGCCGCCCGCGACCTGCGGAAGACGTACGGCACGACGCCCGCGCTCGACGGCGCGTCCTTCTCCGTCCGCCCCGGCGAGGTCGTCGCGGTGATGGGCCCCTCCGGCTCCGGCAAGTCCACGCTGCTGCACTGCCTCGCCGGGATCATCACGCCCGACTCCGGCTCGGTCGAGTACGCGGGCCGCGAGCTCTCCACGATGTCCGACGCGGAACGCAGCGCCCTGCGCCGCACCGAGTTCGGGTTCGTCTTCCAGTTCGGCCAGCTCGTCCCCGAGCTGACCTGTGTGGAGAACGTGGCGCTCCCGCTGCGGCTGAGCGGCGTCCGCCGCAAGGACGCGGAGCGGACCGCGCTGCACTGGATGGAGCGGCTGGAGGTCGAAAACGTGGCCGGAAATCGCCCCGGCGAGGTCTCCGGCGGCCAGGGGCAGCGCGTCGCCGTGGCCCGGGCCCTGGCCTCCTCCCCCAAGGTGCTCTTCGCCGACGAACCGACCGGGGCGCTGGACTCCCTCAACGGCGAGCGGGTCATGGAGCTGCTCACCGAGGCCGCCCGCTCCGCCGGTACCGCCGTGGTGCTGGTGACCCACGAGGCGCGGGTCGCCGCCTACTCCGACCGTGACGTGACCGTCCGGGACGGCCGGGCCACCGACCTGGAGTACGCCCTGTGA
- a CDS encoding PadR family transcriptional regulator yields the protein MSIGHTLLGLLESGPRHGYDLKRTFDEKFGHDRPLHYGQVYSTMSRLLKNGLVEVDGVESDGGPERKRYAITDAGITDVSAWLAQPEKPEPYLQSTLYTKVVLAILTGRGAAGVLDAQRVEHLRLMRTLTERKRGGDLADQLICDHALFHLEADLRWLELTAARLDKLAEVIAP from the coding sequence ATCGGTCACACCCTGCTCGGACTCCTGGAGTCCGGCCCCCGCCACGGTTACGACCTGAAGCGCACCTTCGACGAGAAGTTCGGCCACGACCGCCCGCTGCACTACGGGCAGGTCTACTCGACCATGTCCCGGCTGCTGAAGAACGGGCTCGTCGAGGTCGACGGCGTGGAGAGTGACGGAGGTCCCGAGCGCAAGCGGTACGCCATCACGGACGCCGGGATCACGGACGTCTCGGCCTGGCTCGCCCAGCCCGAGAAGCCGGAGCCGTACCTCCAGTCGACGCTGTACACCAAGGTGGTGCTGGCGATCCTGACCGGCCGCGGCGCCGCCGGGGTGCTGGACGCGCAGCGCGTCGAGCACCTGCGGCTGATGCGGACGCTGACGGAGCGCAAGCGCGGCGGGGACCTCGCCGACCAGCTCATCTGCGACCACGCGCTCTTCCACCTGGAAGCCGATCTGCGGTGGCTGGAACTGACCGCCGCCCGGCTCGACAAGCTCGCCGAGGTGATCGCCCCATGA